The Trichoderma atroviride chromosome 5, complete sequence genome contains a region encoding:
- a CDS encoding uncharacterized protein (SECRETED:SignalP(1-22)~MEROPS:MER0078639), producing MAKLTALRLVSLLCLAAAQASAAVLVESLKQVPNGWNAVSTPDPSTSIVLQIALAQQNIDELEWRLAAVSTPNSGNYGKYLDIGEIEGIFAPSNASYKAVASWLQSHGVKNFVKQAGSIWFYTTVSTANKMLSTDFKHYSDPVGIEKLRTLQYSIPEELVGHVDLISPTTYFGNNHPATARTPNMKAIVPEAKQLAKRLSPSSCNESIIHKNVTYQIFHPDCLKTKYGVDGYAPSPRCGSRIGFGSFLNETASYSDLAQFEKYFDLPNQNLSTLLINGAIDVQPPSNKNDSEANMDVQTILTFVQPLPITEFVVAGIPPYIPDAALPIGDPVQNEPWLEYFEFLMSRTNAELPQVIANSYGDEEQTVPQAYAVRVCNQIGLLGLRGISVIASSGDTGVGMSCMASNSTTPQFNPMFPASCPYITTVGGTQHLDNEIAWELSSGGFSNYFTRPWYQEDAAKTYLERHVSTETKAYYERYANFLGRGFPDVAALSLNPDYPVIIGGELGPNGGTSAAAPVVASIIALLNDARLCLGKPALGFLNPLIYQYADKGGFTDITSGQSWGCAGNTTQTGPPPPGAGVIPGAHWNATKGWDPVTGFGTPNFKKLLSLALSV from the exons ATGGCTAAACTGACGGCACTTCGGCTCGTCAgccttctttgccttgcGGCTGCGcaggcctctgctgctgtgctcgtGGAAAGCCTCAAACAAGTGCCCAACGGGTGGAATGCAGTCTCGACCCCAGACCCTTCGACATCGATTGTCTTGCAAATCGCCCTCGCGCAACAGAATATCGATGAATTGGAATGGCGTCTCGCGGCTGTATCCACGCCCAACTCTGGCAATTATGGCAAATACCTGGATAttggagagattgaaggaATTTTCGCCCCAAGCAATGCCTCTTACAAAGCCGTGGCATCGTGGCTCCAGTCTCATGGGGTGAAGAACTTCGTCAAACAAGCCGGCAGTATTTGGTTCTACACTACTGTCTCTACCGCAAACAAGATGCTTAGCACAGATTTCAAACACTATAGCGATCCTGTTGGCATTGAGAAGCTGCGTACTCTTCAGTACTCGATCCCAGAAGAACTAGTCGGCCATGTTGATCTCATCTCGCCTACAACATATTTTGGAAACAACCACCCCGCGACAGCGAGAACACCCAACATGAAGGCCATTGTTCCTGAAGCAAAACAATTGGCTAAGCGACTAAGCCCTTCTAGCTGCAATGAATCCATCATCCACAAGAACGTAACCTACCAAATCTTTCACCCAGACTGCCTTAAAACGAAATACGGCGTTGATGGCTATGCCCCATCTCCAAGATGTGGCAGCAGGATTGGTTTTGGCTCATTCCTCAACGAAACTGCCAGTTATTCGGATCTTGCGCAGTTTGAGAAGTACTTTGACCTTCCCAACCAAAACCTTTCCACCTTATTGATCAATGGCGCAATCGACGTTCAGCCACCTTCCAACAAAAACGACAGCGAGGCCAACATGGACGTTCAGACCATCTTGACCTTTGTCCAACCTCTTCCTATTACTGAGTTTGTTGTTGCCGGAATCCCGCCGTATATTCCTGATGCGGCTTTGCCGATCGGCGACCCTGTCCAAAACGAGCCGTGGCTGGAATACTTTGAGTTTTTGATGTCCAGGACCAACGCAGAGCTTCCCCAGGTCATTGCCAACTCATACGGTGACGAGGAACAAACGGTACCACAGGCGTATGCCGTCCGAGTATGCAACCAGATTGGGCTGTTGGGCCTTCGCGGTATATCCGTTATCGCATCATCTGGCGATACGGGTGTTGGAATGTCTTGTATGGCTTCGAACAGCACTACTCCTCAGTTTAACCCCATGTTCCCG GCTTCGTGTCCTTATATCACCACTGTCGGTGGAACTCAGCACCTTGATAATGAGATTGCTTGGGAGCTTTCATCGGGAGGCTTCAGTAACTATTTCACAAGGCCATGGTATCAAGAAGACGCAGCCAAAACATATCTTGAACGTCATGTCAGCACCGAGACAAAGGCATATTACGAACGTTACGCCAATTTCTTGGGACGCGGCTTTCCCGACGTTGCAGCACTTAGTCTCAACCCCGA TTATCCAGTGATTATTGGCGGAGAACTTGGTCCCAATGGAGGCACTTCTGCGGCCGCACCCGTCGTCGCTAGTATTATTGCACTCTTGAACGATGCACGCCTTTGCCTAGGCAAACCTGCCCTTGGGTTCTTGAACCCCCTGATCTATCAATATGCTGATAAGGGTGGCTTCACGGATATCACGTCCGGCCAGTCTTGGGGCTGTGCCGGAAATACCACTCAGACGGGGCCTCCTCCCCCTGGA GCTGGTGTCATTCCGGGGGCACACTGGAATGCGACCAAGGGATGGGATCCTGTAACAGGATTTGGAACCCCGAACTTCAAGAAATTACTCTCACTGGCCCTGTCCGTCTAA